In Carassius gibelio isolate Cgi1373 ecotype wild population from Czech Republic chromosome B2, carGib1.2-hapl.c, whole genome shotgun sequence, a single genomic region encodes these proteins:
- the LOC127950453 gene encoding tripartite motif-containing protein 16-like, whose protein sequence is MAEARFSQDEFLCPVCLDLLKDPVTIQCGHSYCMSCITDCWDEEDQKRVYSCPQCRQTFSPRPALFKNVVFAEMMEKLKKTKLQSVVPAGAGDVECDVCTGRKYRAVKSCLVCLNSYCQNHLEQHESFFRGKRHSLIEATGRLQEMICQKHEKILEVFCRTDQKCICVLCTMDEHKNHDTVSAAAQRTEKQKQLKKTQKTLQQRIQQREKDLQQLRETVESHKRSAQTAVEDSERIFSELIRSIERSRSELIRLIRDQEKTAVSPAEERLERLEQEINDLRRRDAELEQLSHTQDHIQFLQSYQSLSAAPESTDVNDDLFSSLFSSDDLRESVHQLRDKLEDFCKEEIKKISDRATFTNIVPRTRKDFLQYSRQFTLDLNTVNKRLRLSENNRVITFTNTVQSYPDHPDRFDVCQVLCRESVCGRCYWEIEWSGDDGVDISVSYKSISRKGGGAECVFGSNDHSWSLFCSSSSYSFSHNNIQTALSVKPISRRIGVFVDHRAGTLSFYSVSDTMSLIHTVQTTFTQPLYLGFGFWSVFGPRSSVKLC, encoded by the exons ATGGCAGAAGCCAGATTTTCTCAGGATGAATTCTTGTGTCCGgtgtgtctggatctcctgaaggatccagtgaccatccagtgtggacacagttactgtatgagctgtattacagactgctgggatgaagaggatcagaagagagtctacagctgtcctcagtgcagacagaccttcagtccaagacctgctttaTTTAAGAACGTGGTGTTTGCTGAAATgatggagaaactgaagaagactAAACTTCAAAGTGTGGTTCCTGCTGGAGCTGGAGATGTGGagtgtgacgtctgtactggaagaaaatacagagccgtcaagtcctgtctggtgtgtctgAACTCTTACTGTCAGAATCACCTTGAACAACACGAGAGTTTCTTTAGAGGAAAGAGACACAGTTTGATTGAagccactggacgactgcaggagatgatctgccagaaacatgagaAGATCCTCGAGGTTTTCTGTCGCACAGATCAGAAGTGTATATGTGTGCTGTGTACGATGGATGAACATAAAAACCATGACACTGTATCAGCTGCAGCACAGAGGACAGAGAAACAG AAGCAGCTGAAGAAGACACAAAAGACGCtccagcagagaatccagcagagagagaaagatctccagcagctgagagagactgtggagtctcataag cgctctgcacagacagcagtggaggacagtgagaggatcttttctgagctcatccgctccattgagagaagccgctctgagctgatacgactgatcagagatcaggaaaagactgcagtaAGTCCAGCTGAAGAACgactggagcgactggagcaggagatcaatgatctgaggaggagagacgctgagctggagcagctttcacacacacaggatcacatccagttcctgcag agttACCAGTCTCTCTCAGCAGCTCCTGAATCTACAGACGTAAATGATGatctcttcagttctctcttctcttctgatgatctgagagaatctgttcatcagctgagagacaaactggaggatttctgcaaagaggagatcaagaagatctcagacagag CCACATTCACCAACATTGTTCCCAGAACCAGGAAGGACTTCCTACAAt attcccGTCAGTTCACTCTGGATCTGAACACAGTGAATAAACGCCTCCGTCTGTCTGAGAACAACAGAGTGATTACATTCACTAACACAGTTCagtcgtatcctgatcatccagacagatttgatgtgtgtcaggtgttgtgtagagagagtgtgtgtggacgctgttactgggagattgagtggagtggAGATGATGGTGTGgatatatcagtgtcatataagagcatcagcaggaagggaggaggtgctgagtgtgtgtttggatctaATGATCACTCCTGGAGTTTGTTCTGCTCTTCCTCCAGTTACTCATTCAGTCACAATAACATACAGACTGCTCTCTCTGTGAAGCCCATCAGCaggagaataggagtgtttgtggatcacagagcaggaactctgtccttctacagcgtctctgacacaatgagcctcatccacacagtccagaccacattcactcagccgctctatcTTGGGTTTGGGTTTTGGTCTGTATTTGGTCCTAGATCATCAGTTAAACTGTGTTGA